The window GAACGCCGATCGCTCCGTGAGAATATCGTCGTCCGGGACGAAATCCTCGGGAACCGTCACCTCCGTGTGGTCGAACGTCGGGACGAGGTCGTCCCCTTCGGGCCCCTCACGCTCGAGCAGCCCCTCTCGCGTGGCGACGTCGATCAGCCGCTTTGCCTGGTCGGGCGAGAACCAGTCACGGTCCAGCGAAAGCGAGACGACGAACTCGCCCTCCTCGAGGCTGTTCGTGCCGTGCTGGATGAACGGGGCTGCGACGGCGACGCGAAGGCTCATCGGGGACGACTCTCGTGAGCGGCGAAATAACGGTGGCGGTTCGGGGACGTGGGTCAGTCCGAGGCGCGGCCGCCTCCGCCGTTGCGATCCGCGCGGGACGGCGGCGGGAACTCGGTGGCCGAGGACCCAGACCTCGCGGGTTCGGGCGGGTCGGGGAGCACGCAGCGGTCGGGCTCCTGGTTGACGTGCTGGTACCGGTCCGGTTCGTTCGCGAGGGGGTGGGCGGGGTTCTGGTCGCTGTCGATGCGAGCGGCGCGTACCTCGTCGAATCCACAGAGTCGCGCCCGAATGCCTCGCCAGTGGTAGCGGGTCTCCGCCGGGACCGACAGCGGCTGTGGCGGTCTTCCGTCGGGATGGTCGGTCGCGAGGATGGCGTTGTTCACGTTGCTCGCCAGGGCGTCGTGATCGATGAGCACCCCCACGCGAGCGTCACGCGGCGCTCTCGCGGCGAGGACGTCGAGTCCGAGGTGAAGCGCTCGGTACTCGGCAACGTTGTTGTCCGGCGGCGCGTCCGCGGTCGCGATCCGTGCGACGCGGGCGCCGTCGCGCGTTTCGATGACGGCCCCCAGGCCGCCGCCCGATTCCCGGAAGGACCCGTCGGTGGCGAGGTAGAAATCGCGGTGATGAGTCCGGGGAGGATGGGCGATATGCGGCGTGGGCGACTCGTCGAACAGGTCCCGCAGTGCGGACCGGCCGTGAGCGGCCATATCCCGTGTAGGAGACGAGTACAACTTAAACTTGTGGGTGAATTCAGTGCTCGCGACGGGCCGACCCCGTTATGTGAGTGATTCAATGTCGAATGAGTAGTGAAAATGTGTCCCATACCACCAACATTTATATTACATATCCCTCTCATTAAGCTCGTATGAAGGGTGCTAACAACATAGCAATCGATCGCCGAACGCTGCTGAAACTCACCGGGGCTGCTGGAACCACGACAGGCCTGGCCGCGCTCGCCGGGTGCATGGGCGAGGACGGAGAGGAAGACGGGGAAGAAGGCGGAAACGGGAACGGATTCGACCCGAGCGAGATGACCGTGACGCTGTCGCAGTTCCCCGACACCATCGACCCGCTCGACCACATCACCGGGGACTACTTCGACGTCTACGACCACATCTACGAGCCCCTGTTCGACTTCGAGCCGGGCGAGGGGATCTTCCCGCGCGTCGCCGAGGACTGGGAAGCACAGGGCGACGGGACGACCGAAATCTACCTGCGCGACGACGTCGTCTTCCACAACGGCGACGACCTGACCGCGGAGGACGTCGCCTGGACGATCGAGCGGACGATCGACCCCGAGATGGGCGTCCCCAGCCCGATCGGGACGTTCGGCCTCGGCTCGATCGAGGGCGCGGAGGCGGTCGACGAAACGACCGTCGCCATCGAGTACGGCGCCGCGCCGGGTCTCGCCGAGTTCGAGTTCGGCAACTACGCCCGCGCGCTCAACCGGCAGTGGGCGATCGACAACTACGACGCCGAGAACGACGCGATCTCCGGGTCCAGTCCCGAGGACTTCAACGGGACCGGCCCCTACGAGGTCGTCGACTTCACTTCCGGCGAAGAGATCGTCCTCGAGTCGTTCGACGACTACTGGGGCGACGAGCCGCCGTTCGAACAGGTCACGTTCAACTCGGACAGCGAATCCAGCGGTCGCGTCGCCTCGCTCGAGGCGGGCGAGACCGACCTGACGATCAACATCCTGCCGGAGGACGTGGCGACGGTGCAGGAAGCGCCGGACATCGAGGTCCGACGAGTGACGAGCTTCCGGAACATCTTCTGCCCGATGAAAAACACCGTCGAGCCGTTCGACAGCCAGGAGTTCCGGCAGGCGATGAACTACGCCGTCGACAACACGGAGATTGTCGAGACGGCCCTCAGCGGGTTCGGCGAACCGCGCGGGCAGCCCGTCGCGCCCGGTATCAACGGCTTCAACGACGACATCGAGCCCTACGAGCAGGACATCGGCATGGCCGAGAGCCTGGTCGAGGAGAGCGGCTACGGCGGCGCCGAGATCGAACTGGTCGCGCCCCAGGGCCGGTACCTCAACGACGCCGACATCGCCGAGATGGTCGCCGACCAGATCGACCAGCTCGAGAACGTCAGCTGCGAGGCGAGCATCGTCGACTTCGGTGTCGTCTCCGACGCGAACTCCGCCGGCGTCGATCCCGACGAGTTCGAGATCCCGTTCTACATGATCGGGTGGGGGACGATCACCGGCGACACCGACTACGGCGTCCAGGGCTTCTTCACGATCCCGGACAATCCGAACCGGACCTTCGACGACGAGGAGCTCAGCGACGCGATCCTCGAGAGCCAGCAGATCGAGGATCCCGACGAGCGACGCGAGAAACTCGAGGAAGTCAACCAGCTGGCCCACGAGAAGGCGCCGTTCGTGTTCCTGCACACCCAGGAGAGCATTTACGGCATCCGCGAGGAGATCCAGTGGGAACCCCGCGAGGACGAGACCGTCTACCTCTGGGGAATGGACGCGTAGCGCGGTAACCGAAGCGAAACCCTAATTATTATCCTTTCGATCTTCATGGTATGTTCCAATGAGCCTGGGTAAGTTTCTCGTCCGGCGGATACTCCAGGGTATATTCGTCATCTGGGGCGCGATT of the Halobiforma lacisalsi AJ5 genome contains:
- a CDS encoding DUF2240 family protein, with product MSLRVAVAAPFIQHGTNSLEEGEFVVSLSLDRDWFSPDQAKRLIDVATREGLLEREGPEGDDLVPTFDHTEVTVPEDFVPDDDILTERSAFEQVLDALVAEGMEKHEAVGAINGLQDELGLTIEAAAVVYARREGIDVSELAPIAKAALGEDDSDAEA
- a CDS encoding ribonuclease H family protein, encoding MAAHGRSALRDLFDESPTPHIAHPPRTHHRDFYLATDGSFRESGGGLGAVIETRDGARVARIATADAPPDNNVAEYRALHLGLDVLAARAPRDARVGVLIDHDALASNVNNAILATDHPDGRPPQPLSVPAETRYHWRGIRARLCGFDEVRAARIDSDQNPAHPLANEPDRYQHVNQEPDRCVLPDPPEPARSGSSATEFPPPSRADRNGGGGRASD
- a CDS encoding ABC transporter substrate-binding protein; this translates as MKGANNIAIDRRTLLKLTGAAGTTTGLAALAGCMGEDGEEDGEEGGNGNGFDPSEMTVTLSQFPDTIDPLDHITGDYFDVYDHIYEPLFDFEPGEGIFPRVAEDWEAQGDGTTEIYLRDDVVFHNGDDLTAEDVAWTIERTIDPEMGVPSPIGTFGLGSIEGAEAVDETTVAIEYGAAPGLAEFEFGNYARALNRQWAIDNYDAENDAISGSSPEDFNGTGPYEVVDFTSGEEIVLESFDDYWGDEPPFEQVTFNSDSESSGRVASLEAGETDLTINILPEDVATVQEAPDIEVRRVTSFRNIFCPMKNTVEPFDSQEFRQAMNYAVDNTEIVETALSGFGEPRGQPVAPGINGFNDDIEPYEQDIGMAESLVEESGYGGAEIELVAPQGRYLNDADIAEMVADQIDQLENVSCEASIVDFGVVSDANSAGVDPDEFEIPFYMIGWGTITGDTDYGVQGFFTIPDNPNRTFDDEELSDAILESQQIEDPDERREKLEEVNQLAHEKAPFVFLHTQESIYGIREEIQWEPREDETVYLWGMDA